TTCATCCGTGGACCAATCGGTGAGCGGAGGCTCCGAACCATAGGAGTAGCCGAGATCGGTGACGAGGCCGGTGCGTTCGCGGGTCCAGCGGGCGAGTTCTTCCGGGGTGCGGGGTGGCGCGGCTTTCTTCGGGGCATCGACGCGGACGGAGGTCGGCTTGCCGGAGATGGGAGGCTCCGGCGATACGCGACGGGCGGAGGCCCATCCGATGGCTCCGGCGAGGAAAAAGATGACGAGGAGCCGCAGCATCGTGCCTGTCTTCATGATATGGGGATGAAGGTCAAGATCGCCGGAGGAGAGGGCTTTCGATGAGACGGGAAATGAAAAGGGATATTCGGAGAAGTTTGGGATGAGAGGGATGGGGGCCGGCCTTTTTACTGAAGCATCTCCTCAAGGCCTCTACCCCGGCCTCAGGCACGGATGCACAAGAAGGGCTCCCTCCAACGACGAGAAGGGAGCCCCGGGGGGCATGAGGGTGGGAGAAGCCCGGCGTCTCAAGCTTCATCTGCCATCCACATGATCTTTCTTCTGCAGCTCAGCGCTTGGCCGAAGGCTTCTTTGGCAGCGGGAAGGAGAACAACTCACGCCCAACTGCAGAGGTCTCGGCAGTGAAGTAGAGCTTGTTTTTGAAGATGGTAAGATCCTTGGGGGAAGAGCTTCCAGTGCCGGGCTCGATGTCGGTGACAAGGACGGTTCCTTCTTCCGTTCCATCGCTCCGCCACAGCTCCCCCCCGTGGATCCCATCGTTGGCGGCGAAGAATATCTCATTCCCGACTGCCAGCATCGCGCCTGGCCCGGAGCCAAAGCGCCCGTCCTCCTCGATCTCCTTAACCAGCGAAGTTCCTGCCGCAGTGCCATCCGTTCTCCAAAGCTCGGTCGCCACGTTCTGGGATGCATCTCTCAGCGGTCCACAGGGAAAGTAAAGCTGTCCCCCTGCGACCGCGTAGCGGCGGCTCCCGGCCATGAGATCAGTGGGAATCGCGAAGCCCGGAGGCAGGGTGGTAACATGCTCCAAGCCCGATCCGCTGTAACGATACAGGCGGAATTCCCCTTCCACCTTGGCAAAGAAGATGAGGGTGCCCTCCAAGTCCGTCGGCATCACGAGGCTCGTGGGAAGAATATCGACATAGGTCGTCCCCGCCGAAGTGCCATCGGATGTCCATACCGAGTGATGGGCGCCGGCCTTGGTGGTGAAGATCAGACGGCTTCCAACGCGCATGAGATTCAACGCCGCCTCTTCCGGCCTCAACGAGAGATCTTTCACCTCCCAGGTACCATCCGCCTGCCCATTGCTACGATAAAGCCTGCCGTCCGATGTCAACGAATAGAAGATGCCATCCAGTGAAGCGAAAGAGGAGCCTGCTCCAGCATCCAATTCCAAAGTTCCCTCCGGGGTTCCATCGGTCCGCCAAAGGGAAGAGGTGTCATCCCTTTGGACGCGGAAGTAGACCAAGCCATCGACCCGGAAGAGTGAATGGTAGCTACCGGGCGTTCCTCCGTCCTTCCTCAAGTCCATCAAGACCTTCGTCCCGCGGCCGGTACCATTGGTGATCAGGAGTTCCTGATCGGCGACATAGATCGCCCGGGAACCGAGCATCGTGGAACTGCACAAACTTTTGCCAGAGGCCGACCAATACTGGCGCGTGCCGGCAGCTGTGCCGCTACTCCTCCACAGCTCCGTCCGGATCTCCCCTTCGGAATCCAAAGTCTCGGATAGCAGGAATAACTGCTTTCCGTCCGTCATGATCGAACTTTCTTCCCGATCGTCGAAGAAGGAACCGGACCCCTCAGTCGGACGAGTGAGCTTGCGCATTGTTTTAGGAGTGCCTTCAGTCGACCAGAGAGAGGACATGGGCAATCCAGCCATGACAAAATAGAGGCGGTTTCCAAAGGAGCCGAGCAAAGTCTCATCACTGTATTGACCGGGCTCGTTCATGAATTTCACTACCACCGTTCCTTCAGGAGTACCATCGGTCCGCCATAGCCAGGATTTACCCCACGAAGCTTCCTGAAAATACAGCTGATCCCCGACAACCTGAAAACTGAGGCTGCCGCCGTTAGGCACGACGTTGAGCTTACTAAGGAACACCGTCCCTTGTTCGGTGCCGTCAGCTTTCCAGAGTTCGGAAATCCCGTGTGGTTTAGGATCCCGGAAATACACACTTCCCTTCCATGCAAAGAGCTCCCGGTCAACAGAGTAACCCGAAGCTTGGAGAGTTTTCAGTTTATGCGTTCCCTCCACGGTGCCATCGCTGACGATCAGATAGCGGGTATCGACGATGAAAAAGCGGCCGTCGAGAATTGCGGAGGAGTGGTATCCACTCTTTTCGCCATCTGAATCCATCAGTTTCACAGGCTCTGCCCCGGGTCTCCAAAGCCACAACCCTCCTTGTGATGAATATCCGCTGCTGGTCGAAATGAAGACCTTGTCGCCCACTGCGGTCACGTTCCAGATTAGATTCTGGTCCTCATTCAGGGAGTCAAGGGATCCAACCTTGACGGCCGGGGAGGATCCGTCCGATTTCCAAATCTGGTAATCGTCAGAAACGAAATAAGCATCATTCCCGATCGAGAATTGGAACCCTCCATAGATAGACCGTTCAACCGGGTGTTCTGGATTTCCGGCGGGAGGATCAATTCGAACGGGAGGAGATCCAGCACCGTCGATGGCGAAGAGGGCACCATACAATTCCAAAGAGGGTCCAAGGATATACAACTTTCCACCCGCGGCAAAAAGAGGCGACACGTGGGAATTCATGGGACCCGGGGAGAGATCAAGATGGAGACGGGTCCCCTCAGGAGTGCCGTCAGTTCTCCATAGTTCTTTCCCATGGATGCCATCGTCCGCGGTGAAATAGACAACTTCATTGAGGGTTAAAAAGCGCTCGATCTCCGAAGAGGCGGGGCCGGGATAAATGTCCTTCAAGAGACGGGTGCCCTTATCATCGCTGATCCACAGTTCATGCCCGGTCTTCTTGGAAAGGCTCGTGAAAATCACTCCTTTGGGAGTCGAAACCATCGTCATGAAGTGTGGCTCCGGAGGAAACAGCCCCGGACCGTTATGAATGTCCCGGACAAGACGGGCCTCGGGTTCAGCGAATAGGGCTTGGATTAGGGTAAGGAGGAGACTGCAGCGGAGGAGTTGCTGACGGAGGATCATGGATTTATTCTGAATTCTCTTTGTAATTACATGGAATTCACTTTGGATGTCATCATAATTTTCGTCTCCTCTTTCGCTAGGACACAAATGCCTAACAATCAGTCCACCAAACCGAGCGAGTTTTCCTTCCGAAGGGTTCCTGCCTTCGAGCATGGGGGTGGAAATCCGCACGGTACCCCAAGAGCCGCCGCTGAGTTGTTAGTATAACTCCGCCAAGGCAAGCTGCGAAGTGTGAAGAAGCAATGAACCAATCCGGGGAAATTCAGGCGCAGCTCTCCCGCACCCATGCCAAGTAAGCGGGGAGACCGGTGGTGAGGGGGAGGGCGATGATTTCCGGGACTTCGTAGGGGTGGAGCTCGCGAATGGCGGCTTCGAGTTCGGGGTAGCGGGTGGTCTTGATCAGGCTTAACACCTCCCCTGCCCGCTCGACCTTGCCTTCCCAGCGATAGATGGACTCGGCGCCGGGAAGGATGTTGACGCAGGCCGCCACTTGCCTTTCCACCAGAGCCGCGCCAATCTGTCGCGCCTGATCAAGATCGGGAAAGGTGCAGAGGACGACCATCACGTTTTCCATGCCCGATCCTGAACCTGAAAACCGGAACCCCGCAATTCTTTGAAACCCGGCTTCCTCGACAAACTGCTCGCCCGCATCGACCGGATCGATCCGGCGGAAGCCCGGCAGTTGCTGGACCGGCTAGTGCGGGAGAAGGGCTTCCTAGAGCAGGTTTTCGAGGCGCTGCACGAGGGGGTGATCGTCCTGGATGAGGACGGCGAGATCACCTTCATCAACGGTGCCGGCTGCCGTTTCTTCGGCGTGAAGGCGGAAGACGCGCCGGGAATGCGACTAGCGGCGATGATTCCGGGGCTGGACTGGGATTCGTTGGCAAAGCCGGGGATGTCGGTGTCGCGGGATCTGGAGGTCTTTTATCCGGAGAACCGCTTTCTGAATTTCTACCTCTCCCCGATCAAGCCGGAGGGGAGCGAAGCGATGGCGGTCGGCTGGGTGATGCTGGTGCGGGACCTGACGGTGACGCGGCAGGAGGCGGAGCAGACGCTGGAATCCGAGCGCCTCAACGCGCTCACGCTTCTCGCGGCCGGGGTGGCGCATGAGATCGGGAATCCGCTCAATTCGCTGGATATCCACCTGCAGTTGATGGCGCGGAAGCTGCGCAAGCTGCCGCCGGGTGACCGGGCTCCACTGGAGGAGCACCTGACGACGGCGCGCAATGAGATCAAGCGGCTGGATACGATCCTGAAGCAATTCTTGCAGGCGGTCCGGCCTTCCACGCCGAACCGGGAGCGCTGCGATCTGACGAAGGTGCTGCGCGATGCGCTGCGGCTGCTAGAGCCGGAGCTCGAGGCACGGGGGATCTCCGTGGAGTTGGATGTGGCCGAGCATTTTCCATCAATGGAGGCGGATGCGGGGCAATTCCAACAGGTCTTCTACAACCTGCTGCGGAATGCCTATCAGGCGATCGGCGGTGAACACGGATTGATCCGAATTTCGGCGAAGGCGAATGAATTTGAGGCGACGCTGAGCATCTCGGACAACGGCACCGGGATCTCCCCGGAACACATGGGCGCGCTTTTCGAGCCCTACCGGACCACGAAGCAATCCGGGAGCGGGCTAGGCCTGTTGATCGTGCGGCGGGTGGTGCGCGAGCACGGCGGAGAGATCGAGATCCAGAGCGAACCCGGTGCGGGGACGCGCATCCTGATTCACCTGCCGAGAGGTCCCAGACCGGTGCGGCTGCTGGAGTCGCATGACCGCGTCATCGACGTGGAGGCGAGCAGCCACTAACGAGAGATCCCCTTTTTCCCATGATGACCCCCACTCTCCTGATTGCCGATGATGAGAAGGCCACCCGCGATGGCTTGCGGGCGGCGCTGGAAGAGGAGTTCGAGGTTTTCACGGCTTCGAATGTGGCGGAGGCGCTCTCAGTGCTGAAGGCCGAGCAGATCGACCTGCTGCTGACCGACCTGCGGATGGGCGGGGACTCGGGGATGGATCTGCTGGAGAAGGCGATGGCCCTGCCCCATCCACCGGTATCGATCATGATGACCGCTTATGGCTCCGTGGATACCGCGGTGGAGGCGATGCGGCGGGGAGCATGGCATTTCGTCACGAAGCCGCTGAATCTCGACGAGGTGGAGATGCTGCTGAAGCGGGCGCTGCGCGGCCGAAAGCTGGAGGTAGAGAACCGCCAGCTCCGCGAGCAGATCTCGGATTCCTCCGGCTTGGAGCGGCTCGCCGGCAAATCGCCTGCGATCCAGAAGGTTAGCGATATCGTCCGTCAGGTGGCGCCGACGCGTGCGACCGTGCTGATCGAGGGTGAGTCCGGCACGGGCAAGGAGGTGGTGGCGCATGCGATCCATCGCTTGAGCGGACGCCCGCCGGAGAAGCTGGTGATCGTTCATTGCGCGGCGCTTTCCCCGCAGATCCTGGAAAGCGAGCTTTTCGGCCATGAGAAGGGCTCTTTCACGGGAGCGAACCAACGGCGCATCGGACGCTTCGAGCAGGCGGATGGCGGAACACTTTTCCTGGATGAGATCGGGGAAATCGATGCCTCGATCCAAGTGAAGCTGCTGCGCGCGCTGTCCGAACGCACGATCGAGCGGGTGGGCTCCAACACCCCGATCAAGGTGGACGTCCGGGTAGTGGCCGCGACTAACAAAAATCTGGGAGCGATGGTGGCGCGCGGGGATTTCCGCGAGGACCTGTTTTTCCGCCTCAATGTGGTGCGCATCCAGATGCCGCCGCTGCGGGATCGGGTGGAGGACATCGTGCTTCTGGCCGGAGTCTTCCTGAAGGAATTCGCCGAGGAGAACGGCCGCCCGATCAAACCGCTGAGCGACTTGGCGCTGCGCCACCTGCGATCCTACCCGTGGCCGGGGAATGTGCGCGAGCTGCGCACGGCGATCGAGCACGGGGTGGTGATGAGCAATGACCCGGTGATCGACCTCCACCACCTGCCCTCTTCGCTCCTTGGGGATGTGCCTGTTTTGGCAGCGCCGGTGACGGCTCCGACGGAAGGCAAAATCACCCTTGCCGCCCCACGGGAATTGAATTTGCATGCGCTCGAAACAAGCGCCATCCGCGCCGCCTTGGCTGAAGCCGGAGGCAACCGGACGCGGGCCGCCGAGATCCTCGGCATCAGCCGCCGCACCCTCCAGCGAAAGCTGAAGGAGGAGGAGGACTGAAGCCCGTCGGCGCGCCCGACAGACCTCTATGAGCAGCCCCACGACCTCGCATTTCGAAACGGCGGTAATGATCCGCAGGATCCTGTTCTTTCTGGTCCTGATCAGTTTCACCTTGCTCAACCTGATGCCGCTTTTCCGCGGCCTGTCCTCGCCCCAGGCGATGGAGCAAGCCCAGATCGCCCGCCAGATCGCCCGCGGCGAGGGCTTCACCACCAAGATGATCCGCCCGCTGGCCTACTATGAGGCCGAGAAGACGAATCAGGGTGCGCTTCCCTTCACAGGCTTCAAGGACACCTACCATGCTCCGCTGAACCCGCTGATTCTGGGAGCGGTGCTCAAGCTCGTGGGTGCGGACAAACCTGACGCCTGGCCAATGGCGAAGGATGAACTGGTTTTCCCGCTGGACCGGGTGATCGCGCTGATTTCCACGCTGTTTTTCCTGATGTCGATCGGGGTTTGCTACCTTCTGATCGGCAGGATTTTCGACGCGAAGATCGCCGGAGTGACGGCGGTGCTGATGATGCTATGTGACCTTTTCTGGAGTTTCTCGCAGAGCGGACTGCCCCAGATGCTGCTGCTGCTGCTTTTCTCCTGTGGCTTGTATTTCACTTACCGCGGGCTCGAGGCTCAGGAGGAAGGCCGTCCGGCCTTCGGTCCGGCGCTGCTGGGAGCCCTTTTCTTCGTGCTGATGGTGCTAACCCATTGGCTCACCGCGTGGATTTTCCTCGGCTACCTGATTTACGCCGCGGTGGCCTTCAAGCCGCGCGGAATCGTGGCGATCGTCGCCTTGGTCATGCTGGCGGTGGCGGTTTCCTTCCCGCTGATCCGCGCGAGCGGGATCGTCGGCCAGCCCTTCGGCACCGGTTTCTACGTCCTCTACAATGGCATCGGTGGCGGCACGGAGTCGCTGGTGATGCGGAACCATGACCTTGAGAGCGAGCCGCTCTCCCTCGACGGCCTGCTGGTGAAGATCCTCGGCACGACCTTGGTGCAGGCGTCCGACCTGCTGCCATTCCTCGGCGGTATCCTGGCGGCACCGGTTTTCTTCATCGCGCTGCTGCACCCCTTCAAGCGCTCGACCATCGCGAATTTCCGCTGGGGCATTCTGCTGATGTGGGTCTTCGCCGCACTCGGCATGGCTCTTTTCGGGATCGATCGTGAGGTGGCCATCCATCCAAACCAGATCCACATCCTCTTCGCGCCGGTGATGGCGGGCTACGGCTTGGCTTTCCTCTCCATCCTGTGGAGCCGCCTTGAGGTGGTGGCAAACGCGCCATTCCTGCGAAACGCGCACTTCATCGTGCTTATCGTGCTTTCCGCCGCACCCATGCTGCTGACGCTGCCGAACAAGGTGAACATCGGCATGCACATGAGCAAAGGCGGCGTGCCGCACTGGCCGCCCTACCGTCCTGACATTCTTCACAAGTTCCTGCCGGAATTGATCAAGGATCGCGGTGCCGCGGCGACCGCCGTAAAGGAAAAGGTCGTGGTTTCCGACCAACCTTGGGCAGTCGCGTGGTACGCCGATACGATCAGCTTGTGGATTCCGAAGACGAAGAAGGGCTTCGACAAATTGGAAGATCGCGGCGCCTCCCTTGGAACGCCTTTTGCAGGTTTCCTCGTCAGCCCAAGCTCCTCAGAGTCGGGAACCATGGGCGTGGTGCGCAGCCAGTTCAACGAGTTCAACTCCCTTATTTTCAACGGAATCGTTTCCGAAATGACCGCTCCGGCTGGATCGTATGACGGTACCAGCATCCTGCGCAGCGATCCAAAGCTGGCGGATATCTACAAGCGCTACAGCACCCCGACAGGGCTTTCGGGTGGAGAAATGGTGTTTTACGGCCCGGCCCAGCTCCAGAGTTCGAAGTAATGGCCCGCAAAAAGACAGCATCGGGCGCGGATCCCGCGGGTGAACCTTCCTTCGAGGAGGCCTTGCTGGAGCTCGAGAATATCGTGGCGGCGATGGAGGAAGAGCAGCTTCCTCTGGAAGAATTGGTGGCCCGCTACGAAAAGGGCTCGAAATTGCTCGCTCGCTGCGAGACGGTCCTCGCCTCCGCCCGGAAACGCCTCCAGACCATTTCCGCCAAAGCGGCCAACGCCGACGCAGATCTTCCAGACGACCCAGACGAATCTCCGGATGAAGACGACGAATCGGCCGGCTCAAGCCCCGGCACCCCGGACGAATACGACGACGATGACGACATCCGCCTCTTCTGAGCACTCCGCCCTCGGCCCGCTGCTTGCCGCCATTCATTCGCCCGAGGACGTCAAGGCTCTCCCGGAATCCGATCTCCCCAAGCTGGCGGAGGAAATCCGGCACTCATTGATCACCTGCCTTTCCCGCACGGGCGGTCACCTCGGCCCGAATCTCGGGGTCGTGGAATTGAGTGTCGCCCTGCACCGCGTTTTTTCCACGCCTCAGGATCGCTTCGTATTCGACGTCGCCCATCAGGGCTACGTTCATAAGATGCTGACCGGCCGGGCTGACCGGATCCACACCATGCGGACCTACAAGGGTCTGAACGGCTTCCTGCTGCGCAGCGAGTCCGAACACGATTCCTATGGTGCAGGCCACGCGGGTACTGCTCTTTCCGCCGCCCTCGGGATGGCTGCCGCGCGCGACCTGGCGAAGGAAGACAGCCACGTGGTGGCCGTCGCGGGCGATGCCGCCTTCACCTGCGGCCCGACGCTTGAGGCACTGAACAACATCGCCGAGACGACCAAGCGCTTCATCGTGGTGCTGAACGACAACGAATGGTCGATCGACAAGAATGTGGGGGCGATCGCCCGCTACTTCAATGCGCTGCAGACCCACTCCACCTACGCCAGCGTGCGGAATACCGCCGCGGAGTTCGTGGAGAAGGTGGCCGGCAAGGCAGTGCGGAAGCTCGCCCACAAGGTGGAGGAAGGCGCGAAGAACCTGCTTTTCCCGAACGTGCTCTTCGAGAAGTTCGGCCTGCGCTACTACGGCCCGATTGATGGGCACGACCTGCCGCTGCTGGTCCGCACTTTCGAGCACCTGAAGACGCTGCATGAACCGGTAGTCCTCCACATCATCACGGAGAAGGGCCGTGGCTATCAGCCGGCGCTCGACAATCCCGGCAAGTTCCACGGCCTCGGTGCCTACAAGATCGAGGATGGCTCGACCGACCTCTCCGCCACGCCGACCTGCTCCGATATCTTCGGCCGCACGGTGACGGACATGGCGAAGACGGATGAGAAGATGGTGGCCATCACCGCGGCGATGCCCGGCGGCACCAAGCTGGAGATCTTCAAGAAGGAACTGCCCGGCCGGTACTACGATGTGGGCATCGCGGAAGAACATGCGGCACTTTTCGCCTGCGGCATGGCAACAAAGGGCTTCAAGCCCTTCCTCGCGATCTACTCCACGTTCATGCAGCGTGCCTACGACATGATCGTCCATGACATGGCGCTGCAAAACCTGCCCGTGCGCCTGTGCATGGACCGCGGAGGCCTGTCCGGCGATGACGGCCCGACACACCACGGACTTTTCGACATCGGCTACCTGCGCCCGGTTCCGGGAATCGTCCACATGCAACCGGCGAACGAAGCCGAATTCGTGGCGATGCTCAAGTGGATGGCCAACTATGAGGCGGGCCCTTCCGCGATCCGCTATCCGCGCGGCCCGATCAATGGCAGTCCGCTCGACGCGCCCGTCCCGCCGATCGAACTCGGCAAGGCGGTGGTCGTTTCAGAAGGCGTGGACGTCGCCCTCATCGGCCTCGGCACGCTGTTCGGCATGGCAGAGAAGACCAAGGAACTACTGGAAGCACGCGGTCTCTCCGTCGCACTGGTCAATCCTCGCTTCATCAAGCCTCTGGACAATGCCGTCTTCGAGCGCATGGCCAAGCAGTGCAAGGTGGTCTGCACCTTCGAAGACCATGTCCTTCACAACGGATTCGGCTGCGGCGTGATCGAACTGCTGAGCGATGCAGGAATCACCACACCGGTCGAGCGTATCGGCTGGCCGGATGAGTTCGTGGAGCACGGCAAACCGGACATCCTGATGAAGCTTCACGGCCTCACCGCGGAAGCCGCGGTGGAGAAGGTGATGAAGCATTTCTGACAGCGTCCGTTTCCGCCACGATTCGTTCACGAGCCATGGCAGAATTCATCGACAAGGTCGCCATCGATTGGATCGAAGTCCGCGCCGGACGCATTCGCGTCCGGAAGGGCCATCCGACCTCCGCGCAAATCAAACAACTGCGCGCGATCTTCGAGGCGGATCCCCTGCCGGTGGCTAGTTCCTTTTGGATCACGAGGGACCGTCGGATCCACTTCAAGCCGAGCTTCCCCTCGTCTCTCAGGCCGGCGGTGCGCTCGGTGATGATTCCCTGAGGAGCCGGAGCCGCTTGCGTTCGCGGGCGGCGCGTCGTTTCAGCAAGCGACGCCGGGATCGCCATATCCCGTGAATGGCGGTCGCCAAGTAAACAACGATGCTCGCCGGGAGGCCGACGCCGAGCGTAAGGAGCAGGCGGAGCTTCCAGATGAGGGATCGCGCGGATGTCCTGTTGTAGATCTCTCCGGATACCGGGCCTTGGGAGGGCGAACACATCTCCCGGATCCTATAGCCCGGGAGATGTGGTTCAGAAAGCCGCAATCAGACCGCTTACTTCCTACCTTCGGTCACGCCGGGCCAAGTATCCGTACGGAACGGAATTGCCGGCAGACCTTCGGCATTGAAGAGCGTTGCATCGGGGTTTTCGGTCCACGCATAGCGAACCGCAGCCGGAGCGGGAACCTGTGGTGAGGAGACGACAACGGTGCCGCCATCGATCTTCGCATCCGCCCAGACGAACTTTTTATCTGCTCCGGCAATCGAGAAGCCTTTCAGCCCCCCTCCTTTCACAACGAGTCCCCCACCCGCGTAGTCAAAGCTCAGGCGGATCGTGCCTCCTTCGGTCTTTGCCTCCCGGAATTCCGGACCGGACGGGACGACCTTCTGGCCATAGGTCTTGGCCAAGGCCTGCAAGGCGAGGCGCTTGCCCACATCTTGCTTGTTGCGCGGGTGGATATCATTCGCTTCGCCGATATCGATGGCCACGGCCAAACCGCTGTTAGGCAGCTTCTTCGCGGTCATGGCCTGGGCTTCACGCAGCTCCGCCCACTCGCTTTCGCCGGGCTCCGGCTTGGCCTGCATGAAATTGGCAAGCTGAACGATATAGAAGGGAAACTCGCCTTGCCCGAAGCGCTGGCGCCAATCGCCGATCATGGTCGGCAGCAGCTTGCGATACTGCGCCGCGCGGCCCGCATTGCTTTCACCCTGATACCAGATGGCACCCTTGATGCCGTAGGGCAAGAGCGGGGCAATCATGGCATTGTAGAGGACCGTAGGGACGTTTGGATTGTCCCCCATGCGTCGCGGGAAGGCCGAGGTCTTGGTGAGATCCGAGCCGACCTTGTAGTGCCACGGGCCAGCAAGCGGGATCGGATTCAGTCCCTTGCTTTCAAGCTTCACGGTTTCGGCCGTTCCGGTCAGGCCGCCCTTGCCACTAGCATCCATCACACGAACCGCGATCACGTTCTTTCCTTCCTTGAGAAGTCCTGTAGGCACCGTGTATTCGCGCGGGGTGGCAAAACCGGCGGTCTCCCCGATCTTCTGGCCATTCACCCACGCCGCGTCCTCGTCATCGATCGGGCCCAGGCTCAGCACCGCCTCCTTCCCGGCGAAGTCTGCGGGAAGATCCACGCTGCGGCGCAGCCAGACGGAACCATCGAGGGCGGTCACATCGGGAATATTGGAGGCCGTCCACTCCTGCGGCTGGTTCATCGTGGACCAGCCGGAATCGTCGAAGTCCGTTGCGGCCCATGGGAAAGAACCACCCTTGCTACCTTCATCATTGGCAGCATACCAGGCAATCTGCGGGTCCGGCTCGGGGGTCTTCGTGCGACGCTCGAGATCAGCCATCGCCTGATTGAAATCATTCATCGGCGTCAGCGCTTCCTTGCTGGTCCATGCCTCGGCGATGGTGCCACCCCACGAAGTGTGGATGAGGCCGATCGGGACCTTCAGGTCCTCATTCAGCTTGCGGCCGAAATAGAAGCCTACGGCGGTGAAGCGTGAGACCGTCTCCGGGCTGGCTACTTTCCATCCGTCGGTAGCAACAGTCTTCTGCGGCTCCGCGGCGGTGACGTGCGGGATCTCAATGTGGCGGATCTGCGGGAAATTGGCAGCGGCGATTTCGGCTTGGGCGTTATTGGTGTCGTTGACGCGCCACTCCATGTTGGATTGGCCGGAGCAGATCCACACATCCCCCACCAAAACGTTGTTCAGCGTGACGTTTTCCGGGCCGGAAACAGTGAGCGTGTGGGGGCCTCCAGCCGGAAGAGGTGGCAGCAGGACGCTCCATTTCCCGTCGGCACCGGCGCTGCTGGTCGCGGATTGTCCCGCGATGCTCACCGTGACCTGATCTCCTGGCTTCGACCAGCCCCAGACGGCATCCTTCTGGTCCCGCTGGAGGACCATGTTGTCGGTAAAGACCGGTGAGAGGAAAGGCTCGGCTCCTGAGGCAAGCGAAACGGTCAGAA
This portion of the Luteolibacter luteus genome encodes:
- a CDS encoding sensor histidine kinase, which gives rise to MKPGFLDKLLARIDRIDPAEARQLLDRLVREKGFLEQVFEALHEGVIVLDEDGEITFINGAGCRFFGVKAEDAPGMRLAAMIPGLDWDSLAKPGMSVSRDLEVFYPENRFLNFYLSPIKPEGSEAMAVGWVMLVRDLTVTRQEAEQTLESERLNALTLLAAGVAHEIGNPLNSLDIHLQLMARKLRKLPPGDRAPLEEHLTTARNEIKRLDTILKQFLQAVRPSTPNRERCDLTKVLRDALRLLEPELEARGISVELDVAEHFPSMEADAGQFQQVFYNLLRNAYQAIGGEHGLIRISAKANEFEATLSISDNGTGISPEHMGALFEPYRTTKQSGSGLGLLIVRRVVREHGGEIEIQSEPGAGTRILIHLPRGPRPVRLLESHDRVIDVEASSH
- a CDS encoding ArnT family glycosyltransferase, which translates into the protein MSSPTTSHFETAVMIRRILFFLVLISFTLLNLMPLFRGLSSPQAMEQAQIARQIARGEGFTTKMIRPLAYYEAEKTNQGALPFTGFKDTYHAPLNPLILGAVLKLVGADKPDAWPMAKDELVFPLDRVIALISTLFFLMSIGVCYLLIGRIFDAKIAGVTAVLMMLCDLFWSFSQSGLPQMLLLLLFSCGLYFTYRGLEAQEEGRPAFGPALLGALFFVLMVLTHWLTAWIFLGYLIYAAVAFKPRGIVAIVALVMLAVAVSFPLIRASGIVGQPFGTGFYVLYNGIGGGTESLVMRNHDLESEPLSLDGLLVKILGTTLVQASDLLPFLGGILAAPVFFIALLHPFKRSTIANFRWGILLMWVFAALGMALFGIDREVAIHPNQIHILFAPVMAGYGLAFLSILWSRLEVVANAPFLRNAHFIVLIVLSAAPMLLTLPNKVNIGMHMSKGGVPHWPPYRPDILHKFLPELIKDRGAAATAVKEKVVVSDQPWAVAWYADTISLWIPKTKKGFDKLEDRGASLGTPFAGFLVSPSSSESGTMGVVRSQFNEFNSLIFNGIVSEMTAPAGSYDGTSILRSDPKLADIYKRYSTPTGLSGGEMVFYGPAQLQSSK
- the xseB gene encoding exodeoxyribonuclease VII small subunit, coding for MARKKTASGADPAGEPSFEEALLELENIVAAMEEEQLPLEELVARYEKGSKLLARCETVLASARKRLQTISAKAANADADLPDDPDESPDEDDESAGSSPGTPDEYDDDDDIRLF
- a CDS encoding sigma-54-dependent transcriptional regulator — translated: MMTPTLLIADDEKATRDGLRAALEEEFEVFTASNVAEALSVLKAEQIDLLLTDLRMGGDSGMDLLEKAMALPHPPVSIMMTAYGSVDTAVEAMRRGAWHFVTKPLNLDEVEMLLKRALRGRKLEVENRQLREQISDSSGLERLAGKSPAIQKVSDIVRQVAPTRATVLIEGESGTGKEVVAHAIHRLSGRPPEKLVIVHCAALSPQILESELFGHEKGSFTGANQRRIGRFEQADGGTLFLDEIGEIDASIQVKLLRALSERTIERVGSNTPIKVDVRVVAATNKNLGAMVARGDFREDLFFRLNVVRIQMPPLRDRVEDIVLLAGVFLKEFAEENGRPIKPLSDLALRHLRSYPWPGNVRELRTAIEHGVVMSNDPVIDLHHLPSSLLGDVPVLAAPVTAPTEGKITLAAPRELNLHALETSAIRAALAEAGGNRTRAAEILGISRRTLQRKLKEEED
- the cutA gene encoding divalent-cation tolerance protein CutA, which produces MENVMVVLCTFPDLDQARQIGAALVERQVAACVNILPGAESIYRWEGKVERAGEVLSLIKTTRYPELEAAIRELHPYEVPEIIALPLTTGLPAYLAWVRESCA
- a CDS encoding ELWxxDGT repeat protein, with amino-acid sequence MVSTPKGVIFTSLSKKTGHELWISDDKGTRLLKDIYPGPASSEIERFLTLNEVVYFTADDGIHGKELWRTDGTPEGTRLHLDLSPGPMNSHVSPLFAAGGKLYILGPSLELYGALFAIDGAGSPPVRIDPPAGNPEHPVERSIYGGFQFSIGNDAYFVSDDYQIWKSDGSSPAVKVGSLDSLNEDQNLIWNVTAVGDKVFISTSSGYSSQGGLWLWRPGAEPVKLMDSDGEKSGYHSSAILDGRFFIVDTRYLIVSDGTVEGTHKLKTLQASGYSVDRELFAWKGSVYFRDPKPHGISELWKADGTEQGTVFLSKLNVVPNGGSLSFQVVGDQLYFQEASWGKSWLWRTDGTPEGTVVVKFMNEPGQYSDETLLGSFGNRLYFVMAGLPMSSLWSTEGTPKTMRKLTRPTEGSGSFFDDREESSIMTDGKQLFLLSETLDSEGEIRTELWRSSGTAAGTRQYWSASGKSLCSSTMLGSRAIYVADQELLITNGTGRGTKVLMDLRKDGGTPGSYHSLFRVDGLVYFRVQRDDTSSLWRTDGTPEGTLELDAGAGSSFASLDGIFYSLTSDGRLYRSNGQADGTWEVKDLSLRPEEAALNLMRVGSRLIFTTKAGAHHSVWTSDGTSAGTTYVDILPTSLVMPTDLEGTLIFFAKVEGEFRLYRYSGSGLEHVTTLPPGFAIPTDLMAGSRRYAVAGGQLYFPCGPLRDASQNVATELWRTDGTAAGTSLVKEIEEDGRFGSGPGAMLAVGNEIFFAANDGIHGGELWRSDGTEEGTVLVTDIEPGTGSSSPKDLTIFKNKLYFTAETSAVGRELFSFPLPKKPSAKR